Below is a genomic region from Neurospora crassa OR74A linkage group VII, whole genome shotgun sequence.
CAAACACCAGGCAAGCTAGCAGTACACCCGACGTCACAGACACAGCCGACCAAACAACCATCCGCGCAAAGTGCTCCTAGTCCAGCTGCTGCGGCCCCATCCACGCTCGCGAAGCCCGCTGGAACGCCTAGAGGCATCGAATCACTTCTTTCACCATCTCCGTCCTTGGCGGCTCCGCGGGCCCCAACCACAGCACCAGCTGCTGGTGCGCAACCACCCCGACCAGTGCCCGTCCCACCAACCGTTCCACCAAGTGCTGCGACTCCGGCCACCCCCTCAATACCATCTGGTGTCCCCCCCAGACCAGCAACAGGGGCTCCAGCAGCTCCAGCAGCTCCTGCCACGCCAAGAACCACTGCCAATGGCGCCGCACCAGCCAAGCCAGCTGCGGGGGCAGATCCAATCATTCTCATGCTAGCCGAGAAGGCTGGCGAAGACCCCCAACTCCGAGATCTCATGAAGCGGGTGGCCCAGGGAGAGGCCTCCAAGCAGGAACTCGAGCGATTCCAGGGTATCATTGACGCCATCACGTCAGAGAGCAAACGGCAAAGCAACATTCCGGCGCCACCAGCTGCAGATAAGTTGTTTGTCGATGGAAAAACGGTCCAGTACTTTGCGGATGAGGTAGCTGCAATACTTGACATTGTTCTAGCATCCAACCCTAAGCAAAAATCATCTACTTTACAGCCGCCCAAAGACAGCGATGCTCTCCTGGTCTCGTTAGTAAAGATGGCCCTGGACGATGAAAAGACGAAGGAAATGGTCCGGCGTATAGCCCACAATAAGCCTCAACCCACCGATGCCACGGATCTTAAGGCGATTCTGGACCTCGCGCATTCTAACCTTGTCACTAAAAAGACTCAACAGCAACGACGCCAATCAACGGTTTCGGCAGCGGGATCTTCGAAACAAACCAACGGCGCGAGCAATGGGACTGATGGCGGTACAGGAACGACCTCACAGGCCAACGCTgctgaggagaagaagacgacggagaaggccgaaaaggccacaaaggagaaaggagagaaagCCGACAAGTCATCGGCCCAACAGGCGCTTCGTTCAAAGGgccccccgccgccgcccaaaCAACCTGATTATTCGGCCATCGTATTCGAGTTTGCGGGAGGAAACGGTGATCGGTACCTCTTTCCGAAGTTCAGCATTCTGGATTATCAGACTATTCCCAGTAGCAGCGCTAGCAGTACCCAaggacagcaacaacaacaacagcagcaacagcaggtGGTGGCGTCATTCCTTATCATCAGGAGGGGAAGCAAAGCAGTATATCCGATGGCGGACCCGGAGCTTGATTACTACCAGCCCATAACTATAAGGTTGTTTACGGCGGCTCCCAGTGGCAAACATGTGCTGGATAATTTGGCAAGAGTAGTGGCgccggaggaagaggtcAAGAGGTACATGGACGATATCATGGATACCATGCAACGAAGCGAATACGTTCTACTGGCCATGAGGCTGCCCAGACCCACCGAGACGGCAGAGAACggcgaaggagaaggagataaGGCGCAGGACGGGGCCGGCGCGGCCGGGTCTGGAAAGGGACAACACGCGAAGGAGaaagacaaggacaaggaggtggtgatgattgaTGCTCCATCAAGAGCGGaggaagcggcggcggcggaactGAAAGCGCCAAAGGCGGCAAGGACGGGGGGAGTGTTGTGGACGACGGCAAACAAGCAGATACCCAAGCCGGAGATTAGGGAGCTTCCACCGAGGCGGAATGCTAGAATCATGATGGAGACCGCGGAAGATGAGCAGTATCAGAGCTTCATTCAGACGGTCACCCGGAAGGATAAGGAGGTGGTCAGGTGATTGTTTTTTTCCTGGAGGAGCGCTGTATCATGTAGATAGttttgtctgtctgtctctgCCAGGAGTTGACTTTTACTTGGCCGTGTTTACTAGGTATGAAAGGTTGCCTAGTAATGGTGTTGACAAGGGCAAACGAAAGGGAGGTTATCACGGTGCAGCGCTCTCTTCTACATACTCTATCAGCTGAAAGTACTTGTACTTCAGCCACGTGCGCAAATGAATAGACGATGAGgtatctctacctacctaggtacccgTCCTGGACTGCAAGGTCCTGGTCGAATGTAACCTGAACAAAAGGAACCTCTTGCCGGCCGGAGACCTGACCTTGGCCGCGAATAGCCTAGCGGCTTATTCCAGTgcttggcagcagcagcagcacacTCCCCTGCCGTCCAGTGTCCTCAACCAACCGGGGGTGGAGGTGTGACCGTCCGTGCTTCCAAGTCCACCCACTCACTGTCCAGTTGTGGGCCGTGCAGCTCTCTTTCCGCCTCACGACCcgcggtgctgctgctgcaagtCTGCAACTGAACACTCACAGCGAGTCGACGCCTCAAAAGTCGGTCCATTTCCCACCACATCATCCATCGGCTCGAGGCCAGCCAATCTTCCTTTTCTCACCTACAAATATAATCCCACATCTCGCGACCTACGGCCatctctcccttcctctctccttTTCCATCTCTCGCCCACACCTCGACACAACGCGCGACCGCCGGTAGTACGACTGTACGACACCCCTGTCGCTCGCCGCTCTCTTTCAGATAAATTATTCAGAATGGCGTCAAACAGCTGGCAGTTCGCcggcgccgacgacgagTCCGACGATGACAACTTCAACCCCGCCCCCGCCGACATGTCGGACGAGgagaacaacgacaacgacgaagaGACCACGCACAACCACCGCCCCGCTGGTAAGACCGTGAGGCAGGCTAGTAGCCCGGTAccagacgaagaagaggaagaggaggaacatgacgaagaggaagacgcgCGCCCGGCCAAGCGATCGCGTCGAGATCAccacgacgatgacgaggatgaagagcaagatgaagaggagaacgaggagatagatgaggaggaagaggaggacgaagaggaagaggaagatgaggaagacgaggatgatgttCATGGTGTAAGTCCGGATCCCAATAATGTCCCTCCACACTTCAATTCTGCAGCACCATCCCATCCACACTTGCcagaaaaaaacaacaaaagacAAGTCCCGGTGCAGATGACCCGCCAAACCTACCCGTGTCGCCACATCGGGGACCTAGCTAACCCGCTGTCTTTTGTCCGCAGGGCAATCGTCGCAAGCGTCGCAACAAGGACCGTAGAGCTGCCTTCTTCGATATCGAAGCCGAAgttgacgacgaagacgagggaGAAGACGAAGTCGGCGACGGTGAAGAGATAGAGGACTTCATCGACAATGCCCACCCTGACGATATTGCCGACAGCGGCCGCCTTAACGATGACAGAAGACACCGCGAGCTCGACCGCCGCCGAGAGATGGAGGCCAGCCTCGACGCTGAGAAACAGGCAGAGATCCTGCGTGAGCGCTACGGCAAGCGCGCCCCGGCTAGAGGTTACGGAGACATGGCCATTGTGCCCCGTCGCTTGCTTCTTCCCAGTGTCGAGGACCCCAGCATTTGGGCCGTCAGGtgtaaagaaggaaaggagcgTGAGGTCATCTTCTCGATTATGCGTCGTATCGAAGAGCGAATGGGCACCAAGAACGAGGTCCCCATCACGGCTGCTTTCGAACGTGGTGGTATCAACTCGGTCATGAAGGGATACATCTACGTTGAGGCTCAAAGACAGAACGATATTCTCGTGGCTCTCGATGGCATTCTCAACGTTTATCCCAGGAGCAACATGCACCTCGTCGAGATCAAGGACATGCCCGACCTCCTGCGTGTCATCAAGACGCCTAACCTGGAGCCCGGCGCTTGGGTTCGTCTCAAGAAGCCGGCCAAGCACGCCGGTGATCTTGCTCAGGTTATCGACGTTACAGAAAACGGCCTCGAGGCCAGAGTCCGTTTCATTCCCAGACTCGACTACGGTGTCAGGGATGACCCCGTCTTCCAGGCCGATGGCAAGCGCAAGCGCCCCGGTGTGCCCGGCCCTCGTCCTCCCCAGCGTCTGTTCAGTGAAGCCGAGGCGCGCAAGAGACACCCCCGTTACCTCCAGGGGAACCCGCAGACCAACAGCTGGAACTACAACGGCGATGATTTCGAGAACGGTTTCCAGGTGAAAGACATCAAGATCCAGCAGCTCGAGGTCAAGAATGTCAACCCTACGTTGGAGGAGGTTACCAAGTTCGCCAGTGGAGCCGAGGACGGTACAGAGAACCTCGATCTTAAGGCTCTTGCTGCTACTCTCAAGGATAGCGCTAAGAGTGTTGCGTACGTCCCTGGTGATATTATCGAGGTGTATGAGGGCGAGCAGCAGGGTGTCATCGGCAAGGCCACCAATGTTCAAGGCGACATCGTCACATTGCAGGTTACCGAGGGTGATCTTGCTGGCCGGACCATCGACGTCCCCAACAAGGGTCTGCGCAAGAGGTTCAGGATTGGTGACCACGTCAAGGTCATTGGTGGCAGCCGGTTCCGTGACGAAGTTGGTATGGTTGTCAAGATCGTGGACGACAGAGTCACCCTCCTCACAGACCAGACCAACACGGAGATCACCGTGTTCAGCAAAGACCTCCGTGAGGCATCTGATATTGGTGGCCAAGGCTCTCTTGGACAGTACTCCCTCTTGGATCTTGTGCAGTTGGATGCCACGACTGTCGGCTGCATCGTTAAGGTTGATCGCGAGTCAGTCGTGGTGCTAGACCAGAACGGCGATACCAAACAGGTCCAGCCGTCGCAAATCACCAACAAGCTCCCCAAGAGGAAGTTCGCTGTGGCTGCTGACCGCAACGGCTCCGAAATCAGGCTGGACGACGTGGTCCGTGAATATGGTGGCCAGCAACGCCAGGGCAAGATCATTCACATTCATCGCTCTTACATTTTCCTTcacaccacgaccaccaacGAGAATGCTGGTGTTTTCGTCACTCGGGCTAACAGCGTCACCACGGTCGCGGCCAAGGGTGGTCGCAACACTGCTACTGCGGGCCCAGATCTCAGTGCGATGAACCCAGCCCTGAAGCGGAACCCCACTGCTAGCGGCAAGCAAATGCCAGCTCCGCGAACCTTCGGACCTGATCGGGCCATTAACCAAACCGTGGTTATTAGACGCGGTGGTTACAAGGGCTTGCTCGGAATCGTCAAGGACACAACGGACACTCATGCTCGTGTGGAGCTGCACTCTAGGGGAAAGATTATCACCATTCCCAAGGCTGATTTGAGCTTCAAGGACAAGGTCACTGGCAAGACCATTGACATCAACCAGCGCGGTGGCAGCCGTGGTGGctttggtggaggaggacgtgGTGGCGGCGAGTTTGGAAGCAGGACCCCTATGGCTTCGGGCGGATCGGATCGTACACCGGCTTGGGGCTCTTCTCGATGTAAGTTTTCTGTTGTCATGTTTTATCATCACTATTTGCCTGAAGCTAACATTGTCACTAGCCACAGCCCGTACCCCTGCCTGGAACCGCGACGCTGGCGGCTCGCGTACACCGGCCTGGAACGACGGCTCCCGTACCGTCAATCCCTACGACGGCAGCCGCACTCCTTACGGTGGTGCTACCGCCTACGGTGGCATCGGATCCCGCACTCCGGCGTGGCACTCGGGTTCTCGCACCCCCGCCCCCGACAGCTTCGGCCACGGCTCCAAAACACCAGCCTGGTCGGCCGGCTCCGACAGCTGGGGCTCCAAAACGCCCGGTTACGGTGCCTCTGCTCCTACGCCTGGGGCTAGCGGCGATGCCTGGGGCTACACGCCCGGCGCTTCAGGCGGCGGTAACTCATCCTCAGCTTACGATGCGCCCACGCCCGGTGGCGGTCTAAGCGCGCCCACTCCCGGCGCGGCACTCAACGCTCCTACACCTGGGGCGTACTCGGCTCCGACGCCGGCTGCTGTCAGCGCGCCCACTCCTGGGGCCTGGCAGGGTGGCTGGGGAAGTGGCGGTGATGCTGTAAGTGCGCCGACACCGGGTGCCCTGGGTGCCCCTACGCCGGGAGCACCGGGCTATGCGGATGATGATTAGAGACCAAATTCCGTGATGAGTCCTAGGGTGTAGGAGGATGTGATTTAAGCTTTCACGTTTGTTGTCCGGCGTCTAGATTTTTTGTACGTTAGTTGGGGTCTTCTGGGTGTCAGTCATTTGCAAGACGGAAAAGTCAGGAGCGCAAGGGATCCAGTGGAAAATGAGGATACAAAGGAAGCATGACATGGGTATGATGCAGTGCAAATGGAAGCAAATCGAGGAATAAATTAGCGGAAAAGGCGGTTTCCTCAGCTTGGTGTTTGTTCTTCCGTGACTTGAGCAGGATATTCATCGCTTAAGCATCAGCCTTGTCTGAGATACCCTTGATGTCTTCACACGTTGTCCGTCCCTCGCTGTCTACTACTCCTACGTAATTTCTTGGGCTCAAATATCTATGCATGGAATGATCGAGACCCATCCTATGaagtataattcttttaCTTTCTCTTATAAAGTCGAGGCAGTTAAATTGCTGGAACGTCGAAATGTGTCCATGTTCTTTGTtactttgatgatgatgaatgcTGAATcaggggttagggttagcgTACCGtttgccgccgccaagcACAGACCTGTGTTGTTCTCCCTCGCAGCTTCATCCGTGCATCGACATCCATCTCCACtctccaacatcaacaccacacaCAAAGCTGGAGAGAATCCAATTGTCAGCCCACAACACTCGCGACTTATTTGATTCCTTGACTTCCtgttcctttttctttcaatCTCTTACTTCAGCTGCCATGAAGCCATGGGGTCCAGTCAGCAATTGGCCGGGGCCTGAAAGAGAGACAGACAAGTTGTCCCCTTCGGTCACAGTCCACTGACTGATgtgaggacgacgacgttcCCGTCGCAACGAGAACTCGACACAATGATGGCTTTGTTCTCTCCCCTTGCCGACGGATTGGTCAAGTGTCGATTGCCCATTCCGGAGCAAACAAAACACGCTGGGTTGTCAATGCTTGGTTCGAGCTGCCAGCCTGTTTCTTTGTCTCCCAGCTTCACAATGTTCGCATGCAGCAACTCCAGCTCTCCCTCGAAGGTTCCCGTCCTTGACTTTGGACAAAGAAGATTACCTCTAGCTAAAGCATGACCCACAGAAACCACCAGCAGTACAGCTTACCCTTCAATGGGCCACCCACTTCCACTAACGCAAACGCAAACGCAAACACCTTTACTTGTATTCGAAGGGGGCCAAAGGAAGCAAGCGGAAGAATAATGCCCTCGTTTGTCTCTTTGTCCGATGTGATGCCTTGAAATGGTTGTTTACCCCCTACAATCACCATTCCCTCTCAatgtccttctcttcctttttctctcttcttttcttcctccattcGTCGATTAAGCTGTACGCCGTTCATAAACAAACCTCATCGTtgatcaacagcaacagcaacaagtaAACAAATCATCAAAAGTTGTTAGTGCGGACTGACCAGGCTCATCTACAACATCTGTAGAAGACCTAGTCCGAACCCAAACGAGTGCGGGAACGACCATCATGCCTTGGGGACTTCCCTTCTTTCGGAACCGCACGGAGGACCAGAACcagaacaacaagaaaaaaGGCAGCAGCAAGAGCCCGAAGAACGCCAACAAACCCACCAACCGCGTCACCAAGCCCAGAGCTCACTCGACAGGCAACCTGGAAAAGTCTACCAAGTCCACCATCCAAAAAGCCATCGACTCCGCAGACAGCTCCAAGTCCGTTCCCATCACAAACCCGTACGGCTCCCGCCTCTTCGGCACCGATCCCTCCAACCTCGCCTCTTTCAATTTCCAACGCCCTACCCCAGCCattcccctctcccctacAGAAGTCGCCATTAAGAAACGTGACCAACGCCTAGCCGCTCTCGCCCAGCGCAAAGCACAAGAAGAACACGACAACAAGCTCCGCCTCGCCTCCCTTCGGCGAGTCGACCCTACCGTGACTCCTCACTCTGACGCCTTTCAAACCATTCTGTATTCCCTTCGCACCCACCTGGACTCGCCCACCTCTACCTTGAACGAGCTGCTCAAGTCGCGGTTCAGTCCCGAGGATCGGGACCTGTTGCTGCCGGCTGATTGGGAGCAGAATCCCGTCTTGGCTGAGTTGCAGGGGAAAAACAGCGAGAGGTATAAGAGGTTGGTCAAGGGGGAGGTGAAGGGTTggcagaagaagggggatAACAACAACGAAGGGTGGGCAAAGGAGGCCGATTTAGCGTTCAAATTGACTTGTTTGTACTTTGGATTGCCGGTCGCACCGATGGGGTGGGAACAGAGCGAgacgaggaggtggtgggagaagaagcagcagcagcagcagcagcagcagcagatgagtggtgctggtggtagtGAGAGCGAAAGGGGATACGGTGGGCCGGGGtatgacgaggaagaggatgatatGGGGAATATTGTCAGGAGGCCGAGAGAGGATCCGATCAAGTTCTTGAATTGTTATGGGAAGAGGGTTTTTGAGAAAGATGCTGTTCGAGGTGAGTcgtctctacctacctaccggtTTGAATGTGCTGCTAACGGCTGATAAAAAAAACAGAACCGGATCCAGTCCTGGAGACGTATAACGCTTTGCCTCGGTTCCCGCCGACACTTAAGGAACTCGACCCTGAGGGCGACTACATAAACGCTGATGCGTTGCGTGTAGATATGCCGGATAGGTTCGACTTTAGCATCGGCCTgcgtggcggtggtgattttgatgatgaggatgaagaggacgaagtcgacgaggatgaagagcaCTCAATGGGTATTGATGAGCCCGTGGATCTTGTCCCATCCCCAGAAAACGCCCTCGTCTCTCTTCGCGGCGGAGGTCCTCTCAAGGACATCGGTGGCGTCTTTAAAGATATCGACCACGGCAAATATCGCCTCTCCACCGAGGCTTTCTTTGCTTTTGCGCAGACTGATCACCACAAGGAGGGCCTCAAAAGCCGTCTTGAAGGCGAGAGAGGCGTGTTCGAGAATCTGTGGATTCCACTCTACGGTTACCAGGGCATTGTCTGGTTCCGTATCGACATGCTCAACACCTTTGTTGACGCCGTCGATCGTCTTTTGGGCTTTGGCGTCCGAGCTGGTGCCTCGTACAAGCTCTATGTATTCGACAGGAACAAGGAGTACAAGACCCGAGCCCAAAAGGAGGCCTTCTTGCGAAACGACAGGAACTCTCTCGAAGTCGCCTGCAAAGGACCTGGCGACTACAGCAACGACTATATTGCCTGGAACTGGGTCGTCGGACACCTTGGCTCGCTGGGCGTCGACACCAGCGGATCGCCCCTGGCGCACCAAAAGGTGCTCTTCGTCGCTGGTCCCGGTGATCCCGTGCCCTATCAATGGGAGCCAGCCAACATGCACAACGTCGCCAAGCTGGTTCTTGAGTGGGACGGCATGCCGGACATGAACCGTCCGGACGTCGCCTACCTCCGCATGCCCATCGTCGGAGATCCGTCAGCGGCGGATGTGCACACCAACCAGTTTGCCCCCTGGATGACACAAGCTTGTCGTGTTTTGTGCGCCGGCCGCATCCCCAACCGTCCCGGCCATCCTTTTGTTCCCGATGTGTACATTGGCGTCAAAACCACGTCCGACCCTCGCAACGGCGGCAAAGACAATGCCTACGGCACCTATGGCGGGTTgaccttcaacttcaaccaaTGGACCTCCATCCTGCAAGCCCACAGGGACTCGCGTAACCAACCGATCGTGCTGCGGGCGTGGACTTTCGAGTCGCCCAGCGGCAACATCGACCGTTGGCACCTGTTCGTGCCCGGTGTCTCGTATGTGTACAGCGACGACTGCGCAATCTTGCACTCCGAGTTCAAGGACTCCAAGCGCGTCTACGCCAAGATTAGCAACATGCTTGAGTCCGGTCTCGGCTTAGAACAGGTGCGGGACCTCAAGCACATCGAGGTACACCTCCCCGGCGAGTCGTTCCTCGCCGATGCGCGGGAACAGTCAGAGGTCCTCATCTCCGTCGACTCAACCGGCAAACTGGACAAGCAGGGCGTCCAGCGCGTTGCTGAACTGCTTGAGCAGTGGTATAACTGGCTGAAAGAGAAGCCGGGCGTGCCGCCAGCCAAGAACGGCGTGGACATGTTCCCGCAGTTTATCACGCTGCAGCCGGTGTATTTGGACCATGCCCTGGTCTGCGATGAGGATACTGAGCAGTCGTTGGACTGGAATCCAAGGGAGACGAGTCTCGCGGAGTTCCGCAGGCTGATTGCGGAGTTGTGGATTCCCGGAAGGTACTCGGTTGATTACTATGCTCAGAGCTCGAGGGTGAGACTGACGCAGAATGAGCTCGACGGCGCGCCgatgttggtggtgctgccTTCTACCACGGAGTTGGA
It encodes:
- a CDS encoding transcription elongation factor spt-5, with protein sequence MASNSWQFAGADDESDDDNFNPAPADMSDEENNDNDEETTHNHRPAGKTVRQASSPVPDEEEEEEEHDEEEDARPAKRSRRDHHDDDEDEEQDEEENEEIDEEEEEDEEEEEDEEDEDDVHGGNRRKRRNKDRRAAFFDIEAEVDDEDEGEDEVGDGEEIEDFIDNAHPDDIADSGRLNDDRRHRELDRRREMEASLDAEKQAEILRERYGKRAPARGYGDMAIVPRRLLLPSVEDPSIWAVRCKEGKEREVIFSIMRRIEERMGTKNEVPITAAFERGGINSVMKGYIYVEAQRQNDILVALDGILNVYPRSNMHLVEIKDMPDLLRVIKTPNLEPGAWVRLKKPAKHAGDLAQVIDVTENGLEARVRFIPRLDYGVRDDPVFQADGKRKRPGVPGPRPPQRLFSEAEARKRHPRYLQGNPQTNSWNYNGDDFENGFQVKDIKIQQLEVKNVNPTLEEVTKFASGAEDGTENLDLKALAATLKDSAKSVAYVPGDIIEVYEGEQQGVIGKATNVQGDIVTLQVTEGDLAGRTIDVPNKGLRKRFRIGDHVKVIGGSRFRDEVGMVVKIVDDRVTLLTDQTNTEITVFSKDLREASDIGGQGSLGQYSLLDLVQLDATTVGCIVKVDRESVVVLDQNGDTKQVQPSQITNKLPKRKFAVAADRNGSEIRLDDVVREYGGQQRQGKIIHIHRSYIFLHTTTTNENAGVFVTRANSVTTVAAKGGRNTATAGPDLSAMNPALKRNPTASGKQMPAPRTFGPDRAINQTVVIRRGGYKGLLGIVKDTTDTHARVELHSRGKIITIPKADLSFKDKVTGKTIDINQRGGSRGGFGGGGRGGGEFGSRTPMASGGSDRTPAWGSSRSTARTPAWNRDAGGSRTPAWNDGSRTVNPYDGSRTPYGGATAYGGIGSRTPAWHSGSRTPAPDSFGHGSKTPAWSAGSDSWGSKTPGYGASAPTPGASGDAWGYTPGASGGGNSSSAYDAPTPGGGLSAPTPGAALNAPTPGAYSAPTPAAVSAPTPGAWQGGWGSGGDAVSAPTPGALGAPTPGAPGYADDD